Proteins encoded in a region of the Hyphomicrobiales bacterium genome:
- a CDS encoding heavy metal-binding domain-containing protein has product MIVSTTNSVPNRETVEIIGIVGGEAVLGANLFRDFFANIRDIVGGRAGSYQKVLKDARQFALDDMITEAHELGADAVIGVDLDYEVIGEKGSILMVSANGTAVKLR; this is encoded by the coding sequence ATGATTGTATCAACGACTAATAGTGTACCAAACCGCGAGACGGTTGAGATTATCGGCATTGTTGGCGGAGAAGCGGTTTTGGGCGCTAATCTGTTTCGCGACTTTTTTGCCAATATCCGCGATATCGTCGGTGGTCGAGCGGGCTCCTATCAAAAGGTGCTGAAAGACGCGCGCCAATTCGCGCTGGACGATATGATTACTGAGGCACATGAGCTTGGAGCCGATGCGGTCATTGGTGTTGATCTTGATTATGAAGTGATTGGCGAGAAGGGCTCCATCTTGATGGTGTCGGCGAATGGAACGGCGGTAAAACTGCGTTGA